The sequence below is a genomic window from Candidatus Binatia bacterium.
CTTCTCGACGTGACCGGGAGTTCCGCAACGGCGGCGTCGACGGCGGATTCCATCCGCCGCTTCTCCGCGCCGGAGGCGAACGACGCTGCGATCGCCGCGCGAACGAAGCGCTCGAGGGCGGCCGGACCGGCGGTTCTTTCGACGAGCGCGTACTCGTCGGCGATCGACGCGCCGAAGATCGCGGGATCGTCGCAATCTATCGTCACGCGGCAACCGTGCCGATCGAGTTCGACGTAGGGATGCGGGTGCTCGCCGAGCGCCGCGCCCGTCAAACGGTTCGAGGTCGGACAGATCTCGAGCGCCACGCCGCGTTGCGCGAGCAGAGCGACGACGGCGGGGTCCTCGAGCGCGCGAATCCCATGTCCGATGCGCTCGGCATTGAGGATCTCGACCGCGTCGCGAACGCTCGCGGCGCCGTCGGCCTCGCCGGCGTGCGCGACGCACCGAAGCCCCTGCGCGCGCGCGTAGGCAAAGACGTCGCCGAAGAGCCTGGCCGGAAAGCGCGCCTCGTCGCCCCCGAGCGAGACGCCGATCACGTCGAGCTCGTCGAACTCCGCTATCGCTCGCGCGGTCTCCATCGCCCGCTCGGCGCCGAAGTTGCGCGTGAGATCGGGCAGCAGCGCGAAGTTCGCGCGCGGCCGCGCCTTACGCAGTTCGGCAACGACGGCCTCCATCGCCGCGCGCACGTCGAGCTCTGGGTTGAAGAACGTCCAGACCGGCGGCGAGACGAAGAGCTCGCCGTAGATCACGCCCTGCGCTAACGCGTCTTCGACGAACTCGCGAGCGAGCCGCGCGTAATCCTCCGGATCGTGCAGCGATCTGCTGACCGCCGCAAACAGATAGAGAAACTCCTGAAAGCTCTCAAAGGCATAGACGCTTCTCGTCTCATCCCGTGCGGAGCGCATGTCACCCTGAGCGGAGTGCGTGTCATCCTGAGCGGAGTCGAAGGATGATCTGTCACCCTGAGCGGAGTCGAAGGGCTGAGCGGAGTCGAAGGGTGGGTGATACCGTAGAGGCACGCCGTGCTTGCGCGCGAGTTCGACGAATGTCGCTGCGCGCAGGCTTCCCTCGAGATGGCAGTGCAGGTGGATTTTCGGTATTCGCCGCGCGAGCGAACCTTGAGGCATACGCTCGCTTTCGCCCGGAGCAGGGGTGAAACCCACGCCACCGTAATCCTAGTCTTCTCTATCGCGGGGTGGAGCAGTCCGGTAGCTCGTCGGGCTCATAACCCGAAGGTCGGTGGTTCAAATCCACCCCCCGCAACCATCCTTCGACTCCGCTCAGGGTGACAACGCAGCCCTTCGACTCCGCTCAGGGTGACACGCACTGCGCTCGGCCCTTCGACTCCGCTCAGGGTGACAACGTCGCCCTTCGACTCCGCTCAG
It includes:
- a CDS encoding adenosine deaminase family protein; amino-acid sequence: MPQGSLARRIPKIHLHCHLEGSLRAATFVELARKHGVPLRYHPPFDSAQPFDSAQGDRSSFDSAQDDTHSAQGDMRSARDETRSVYAFESFQEFLYLFAAVSRSLHDPEDYARLAREFVEDALAQGVIYGELFVSPPVWTFFNPELDVRAAMEAVVAELRKARPRANFALLPDLTRNFGAERAMETARAIAEFDELDVIGVSLGGDEARFPARLFGDVFAYARAQGLRCVAHAGEADGAASVRDAVEILNAERIGHGIRALEDPAVVALLAQRGVALEICPTSNRLTGAALGEHPHPYVELDRHGCRVTIDCDDPAIFGASIADEYALVERTAGPAALERFVRAAIAASFASGAEKRRMESAVDAAVAELPVTSRS